A window of the Lactuca sativa cultivar Salinas chromosome 5, Lsat_Salinas_v11, whole genome shotgun sequence genome harbors these coding sequences:
- the LOC111897388 gene encoding fatty acid desaturase 4, chloroplastic has product MSILPHHLHLHHAVAISRHHRVYCTATTPPKNNRPKLQKLVINVTPPKLDDPSLKSTWAHRAWVATGCTTVLLSLTNSIIGSIDTHIWVEPILSGFVGYLFADLGSGVYHWGIDNYGDASTPVFGSQIDAFQGHHKWPWTITKREFANNLYALARVITYILLPIDLIAHDQPVVMGFVGMACGCIMFSQQFHAWAHGTKSKLPPVVVALQDAGVLVSRSQHADHHRQPYNNNYCIVSGIWNKFLDERKVFEALEMVVFFKLGLRPRSWSEPNTDWTEEMEPSLTTSSPP; this is encoded by the coding sequence ATGTCCATCTTACCTCATCACCTCCACCTCCATCATGCTGTTGCGATCAGCCGCCACCACCGTGTCTATTGCACTGCAACAACACCACCGAAGAATAATAGGCCGAAACTCCAAAAACTTGTTATAAACGTAACACCACCCAAACTCGACGACCCAAGCCTCAAATCGACTTGGGCTCACCGTGCATGGGTGGCCACCGGTTGCACCACTGTACTCCTTTCCCTAACCAATTCCATCATCGGATCAATCGACACACACATATGGGTCGAACCCATCTTATCTGGATTCGTTGGCTACTTGTTCGCGGACCTTGGGTCCGGTGTATACCACTGGGGGATTGATAATTATGGCGATGCATCAACTCCGGTATTTGGTTCACAAATCGATGCTTTTCAGGGTCACCATAAATGGCCATGGACGATTACCAAGCGTGAGTTTGCGAATAACTTATACGCGTTAGCACGTGTTATAACGTATATACTGCTACCGATTGATTTGATTGCCCATGATCAACCGGTGGTGATGGGGTTTGTGGGGATGGCTTGTGGGTGTATCATGTTTAGCCAACAGTTCCATGCTTGGGCCCATGGAACTAAGAGCAAACTGCCGCCAGTAGTGGTGGCGCTGCAAGACGCCGGAGTGTTGGTATCCCGATCACAACACGCCGACCACCACCGGCAACCGTATAATAACAATTACTGCATTGTGAGTGGGATTTGGAACAAGTTTTTGGATGAGCGTAAGGTGTTTGAGGCGCTGGAAATGGTGGTTTTCTTTAAGCTTGGTCTACGCCCACGGTCATGGAGTGAACCGAACACCGATTGGACGGAGGAGATGGAGCCTTCTCTGACGACTTCTTCTCCACCCTAG